CTCCCCAACAGCAATCCTCGCATCCGCAACAACGCATCCATTCTCGTAGACGAAGACGGGATTCAGGTCCATCTCAACTATACCCTCTTTCTCGACCATCTCCCCAACTCTGACGATGAGATCGACAACGGCATTCACATCTCCCCTGAATCCCCTGTACCCGGAAAGCAGTCTGTATCCCTTGACCTCCCTGACCATCTCCTCCGCATCCTTTCGAGTTAGGGGCAGGAGCCTGAAGGAGACATCCTTTAAGAGTTCGACAAAAACCCCGCCCAGGCCGAACATCGCAACACTGCCGAACTGCTCATTCTCGGCAACACCCACAATAACCTCAATCCCCCTCTCCAGCATGGGCTGAACGTTCACACCCTC
The sequence above is drawn from the Archaeoglobus neptunius genome and encodes:
- a CDS encoding acetate--CoA ligase family protein, which translates into the protein EDEAIAAARKIGFPVVMKVAGRKIIHKSDVGGVVLNVRSPDEVRRVFGRLMAIEHAEGVNVQPMLERGIEVIVGVAENEQFGSVAMFGLGGVFVELLKDVSFRLLPLTRKDAEEMVREVKGYRLLSGYRGFRGDVNAVVDLIVRVGEMVEKEGIVEMDLNPVFVYENGCVVADARIAVGE